One Vicia villosa cultivar HV-30 ecotype Madison, WI linkage group LG5, Vvil1.0, whole genome shotgun sequence genomic window, TCCAATGAAGAAATAGAAACTAAATTTCGTCTAAAAGACGGTACAACAAAAGTATCcattaaatccaaataataacCAGTACTTAATAACAACCTAAAATGCCCTATTGCCTCTACTTCTACCGACTTTCCATCTCCCACATAAATGCATCTTTCAGCATCATTTGGCTTTCGGTAACTCAGGCAACCCTGCATTGAAACACTAATGTTAGTAGTAGCACCGGAGTCTAACCACCATGTGTTTCTTGGTACTGAAGCTAAATTTACCTCAGAACAGACCAAAGTATGAAACATACCTTTCTTTGCACGCCATGCATGATACTTGGCACATTCCTTCTTTGCATGTCCAGTCATTTTACAAAAGAAACAATCATTACCCTTATTTTGCTTCTTTTGTATCGGACCCTCATCAGCTTCATTCTTTATATCCTTATATTTCTTCCTTTTGCCCTTGCTTTTAGAGGTACTTGCCATGTGAGCACTCTCTGTCCTATCTTGCTTCATCCTCTCTTCTTCTTGCACACAATATGAAATGAGCTCGTTAAGAGACCACTTCTCCTTTTGACAATTATAACTTATCTTAAACTGACCAAATTGTGCAGGAAGAGATATCAACACCAAATGCACGAGTAAGTCATCCGACAACTCAAGTTTTAGTGCCTTAAGTTTGGAAGCAATGTTAGACATTTCCATAATATACTCTCTTATGTTTCCTTTGCCTTTATATTTTATAGAAATCAAGCTTTGAAGGAGTGTGCTTGTTTCCGCCTTCTCACTTTTAGCAAACCGCTTTTCAATTTCGGCAAGGAAGTCTTTGGCACTTGTTATTTCTTCAGATATTGTACCCCTAAATGCCTCTGGAATGCCACGCTTTATGATCATAAGACTCATACGATTGGAGCGGTCCCACTTCTCATAATTTTTCTTTTCCTCCGGAGTAGTGGAGTCTGTCGGAGAAGGGGGCTGCTCCATCCTTAATGCAAGGTCAAGATCCATGCAGTCAAGAACAATTAAAATGTTCTCCTTCCAGTCCTTAAAATTTGCACCATTAAGAACCGGGACTGAATTCATGTTAGCAGATATAGTAGCAATATTAACtgtaaagaaaacaaaataaaataatataaatatgctCAAATGATATATGTTCAAATAATGTCATAATTAATTTCAAGATATCTAGTGCAACATTAATATAAATGTCTTTGGACAATAGTATTAATTGCTAGTGATACTCTTGTTGTAATGATCAAATATTGGCAATAATATATGTCAAATAATAAAACTATCTTTGGATTGATTTATTATTGACATCTAAAACCTTATAATCATCACATATTTATCATCACATTTATATATACAAATTTTgtcaaatattaatattttctttgGAAAAAATTAATACTCATATACACTAACATTCAACATTTCTCATAATCAAATCCATAAAAGAAGAGTCACTTTGGTGATTTCTAGTTTCAATAGattatttaaaatgtcaaataactttagtttaaaattatgacaaattgaattaatttttaaaactgaGATATATTTATTCCTCatattaattttcattaataACATATATAGAATTGTGTTTCCTACATATATATATCTCAAATtctcatttaaaatattaaatttacaattaatccaaaatttaaatataaaagagaATATTTCTGTACGTAATGAATTAGTGTCACTGTTTGAaaagttaatttaaaaaacaaaatcataataataattattatagtcCAAACTTGCTTCAACAATTAGAACGTTGAATCATACAGACACAGTAGCAATTCAAACCAATTGAAAAAGATAAAAACGTTGCCTTATACAAAATTGTGTTATCCTTGTATACACGTACACAAAACTGTGTTATCCTCgtaaaatcaattatatcaaacaaacaaaaaatgtaacgtatgtatttttttttttattaataacccaattttgaaaaactaaaaaaaaacaacaattac contains:
- the LOC131605306 gene encoding uncharacterized protein LOC131605306; translation: MNSVPVLNGANFKDWKENILIVLDCMDLDLALRMEQPPSPTDSTTPEEKKNYEKWDRSNRMSLMIIKRGIPEAFRGTISEEITSAKDFLAEIEKRFAKSEKAETSTLLQSLISIKYKGKGNIREYIMEMSNIASKLKALKLELSDDLLKKRG